The Plutella xylostella chromosome 12, ilPluXylo3.1, whole genome shotgun sequence genome includes a window with the following:
- the LOC105390766 gene encoding vesicular glutamate transporter 1 — protein MQGLHAAKDRAASLFAHKPLITKSNQQYETFHVDQKGYDQMYDGEDLESPPSPDRPPPRQIDKYVRAECRCLSARYTVALLACFGFSIMFGMRCNMSMAKLKMTEKHNTSRGVYEDTPFNWTVEVESSIDSSYFAGYLITQVPGGFLASMYPANRIFGAAIAASAIFNMAIPGAMSIGPTAVVLLKIAQGFVEGVTYPSCHGIWRMWAPPMERSRLATLAFCGTYAGIVIGMPLSGLLTDYMAWQAPFYFYGVSGVIWYVCWLWLVFERPSKHPCITGRELAYIETSLGTATQAAMPDFWSTPWKAFATSPPVYAIIVANFCRTWNFCLLVIFQSSYFNTRFNMQITESGFVGAIPHLIMTSLVPIGGMLADYLRKNNIMTTTNVRKLFNCGGFGLEAFFFVLVAYANNKVGLFGMSRLTLGVACSGFAISGYNVNHLDIAPRYASILMGLSNGIGTIAGFIVPIVINHITQDKAITEWREVFIMGATVHFVGITIYGIFASGELQPWAEPPPPYEPPAKSLDHETTFVEHPSDPLKGSHPPAYGSLNAPTRPALPAPPQPPHVPNNPFVSGALYQAEPVQPPAQTYQDLTDDGTY, from the exons GAGCAACCAGCAGTATGAGACGTTCCACGTGGACCAGAAGGGCTACGACCAGATGTATGATGGAGAGGATCTGGAGTCACCGCCCTCCCCTGACAGACCTCCTCCACGGCAAATAG ACAAGTACGTGCGCGCGGAATGCCGCTGCCTCAGCGCGCGCTACACGGTGGCGCTGCTGGCGTGCTTCGGCTTCAGCATCATGTTCGGCATGCGCTGCAACATGAGCATGGCCAAGCTCAAAATGACGGAGAAGCACAAT ACATCGCGAGGCGTCTACGAAGACACGCCCTTCAACTGGACAGTCGAAGTGGAATCCTCCATCGACTCCTCGTACTTCGCGGGGTACCTCATCACGCAGGTGCCCGGCGGGTTCCTGGCCTCCATGTATCCGGCCAACAGGATCTTCGGGGCGGCCATCGCTGCGTCCGCCATCTTTAACATGGCCATTCCCGGCGCCATGTCTATAGGGCCCACCGCTGTTGTGCTGCTGAAGATTGCGCAGGGGTTTGTTGAG GGTGTAACCTACCCGTCCTGCCACGGCATCTGGCGCATGTGGGCGCCGCCCATGGAGCGTTCGCGGCTGGCCACGCTGGCGTTCTGTGGCACGTACGCCGGCATCGTCATCGGCATGCCGCTGTCCGGCCTGCTGACGGACTACATGGCCTGGCAGGCGCCGTTCTACTTTTATGGCGTTTCTGGAGTCATTTG GTACGTGTGCTGGCTGTGGCTAGTGTTCGAGCGGCCCAGCAAGCACCCGTGCATCACTGGCCGCGAGCTGGCCTACATCGAGACGTCGCTCGGCACGGCCACGCAGGCCGCCATGCCCGACTTCTGGTCCACGCCGTGGAAGGCCTTTGCCACTTCTCCGCCT GTGTACGCCATCATCGTAGCGAATTTCTGCAGGACCTGGAACTTCTGTTTGCTCGTCATCTTCCAGTCTTCCTACTTCAACACGAGATTCAATATGCAGATTACCGAG TCTGGCTTCGTGGGCGCCATCCCGCACCTGATCATGACGTCACTGGTGCCCATCGGCGGCATGCTGGCCGACTACCTGCGCAAGAACAACATCATGACCACCACCAACGTGCGCAAGCTGTTCAACTGCGGCGGCTTCGGGCTCGAGGCTTTCTTCTTTGTGCTCGTCGCTTATGCTAATAATAAGGTTGGTTTGTTTGGTATGAGTAGG CTGACTCTCGGCGTGGCGTGTTCCGGGTTTGCCATCTCCGGCTACAACGTCAACCACCTGGACATCGCGCCGCGCTACGCCTCCATCCTCATGGGATTATCTAACGGCATCGGGACTATTGCTGGGTTCATCGTGCCGATTGTCATCAACCATATTACCCAGGATAAG GCTATAACGGAGTGGCGCGAGGTGTTCATCATGGGCGCGACGGTGCACTTCGTGGGCATCACCATCTACGGCATCTTCGCGTCCGGCGAGCTGCAGCCGTGGgccgagccgccgccgccctacGAGCCGCCAGCCAAGAGCTTGGACCATGAGACCACCTTC GTGGAGCACCCATCAGATCCGCTAAAAGGTTCCCACCCACCAGCGTACGGCTCCCTGAATGCCCCCACTCGCCCCGCTCTCCCCGCTCCTCCTCAGCCCCCGCACGTCCCCAACAACCCCTTCGTCTCCGGCGCACTGTACCAGGCCGAGCCCGTGCAGCCGCCCGCGCAGACCTACCAGGACCTCACAGATGACGGCACCTACTAG